The proteins below are encoded in one region of Thunnus maccoyii chromosome 24, fThuMac1.1, whole genome shotgun sequence:
- the LOC121891649 gene encoding mitogen-activated protein kinase kinase kinase kinase 4-like isoform X12 yields MANDSPAKSLVDIDLASLRDPAGIFELVEVVGNGTYGQVYKGRHVKTGQLAAIKVMDVTEDEEEEIKLEINMLKKYSHHRNIATYYGAFIKKSPPGHDDQLWLVMEFCGAGSITDLVKNTKGNQLKEDWIAYISREILRGLAHLHAHHVIHRDIKGQNVLLTENAEVKLVDFGVSAQLDRTVGRRNTFIGTPYWMAPEVIACDENPDATYDYRSDLWSCGITAIEMAEGAPPLCDMHPMRALFLIPRNPPPRLKSKKWSKKFFSFIEGCLVKNYTQRPPTEQLLKHPFIRDQPNERQVRIQLKDHIDRTKKKRGEKDETEYEYSGSEEEEEDPPEQEGEPSSIVNVPGESTLRRDFIRLQQENKERSEALRRQQLLQEQQLREQEEYKRQLLAERQKRIEQQKEQRRRLEEQQRREREMRRQQEREQRRREQEEKRRIEEMDRRRKEEEERRRAEDEKRRNDREQEYIRRQLEEEQRHLEMLQEQLLREQAMLLEFKWRELEEQRKAERLHKRLQQEQAYLLSLQHDTKQQPGDKTKLLSDHSKPPQTSTLPPDRVLTTTPQAQVLDSAVSVARGAHESPRGLQTIPSDSTKSQAAVPEKTDSDETCTSQLSDSPSPSPPQTETPTDSKPPQAEHLEPDRPAEPVSHPPQPIREADERYRKNIQGSPQTAPPPKQPPLPPRSSEPFSNGGSSEASAMHRPMEPQVQWSHLAALKSSNSAAPSPPPPPVVSRSQSFSEPGGVTSSFAQLHLRSQDPHHHHHHHHPSPARTDPQPQPPLHHPQAQPRAEHQASSEEVPPKVPVRTTSRSPVLSRRESPLPSQPGNQGGQRNAGGNVEQRPLWDRVEKLQPRPGSGSSSGSSNSSSQASSGDRFRPRCESPASSKSEGSPLQRPENVPKKQDEKNLARPTRPADLTALAKELRAVDDVRPPHKVTDYSSSSEDSGTTDEDDDEEVDQEAGEESTSGAEDSRAGRLSNGETESAKTMLVEDSESDQATTPSKDGTLVIRQSTVDIKRLVNLSSPAGPGHGQGQPQPPGHSLQEKNGFAGRIHHLPDLIQQSHHSPSSSSTIPSSSSSSSSSFPSSSSHASPAMSPQNSLDKLTAIETQSESNSMSKHKSSSSFTPFIDPRLLQISPSSGSSLNNMAGFGQDGRLADPLRSDPSRKGSVVNVNPVNTRPPSDTPEIRKYKKRFNSEILCAALWGVNLLVGTESGLMLLDRSGQGKVYPLINRRRIQQMDVLEGLNVLVTISGKKNKLRVYYLSWLRNKILHNDPEVEKKQGWVNVGDLEGCVHYKVVKYERIKFLVLALKNAVEVYAWAPKPYHKFMAFKSFGDLVHRPLLVDLTVEEGQRLKVIYGSCSGFHAVDVDSGAVYDIYLPTHIQTSIQCHAIIILPNTDGIELLVCYEDEGVYVNTYGRITKDVVLQWGEMPTSVAYIRSNQIMGWGEKAIEIRSVETGHLDGVFMHKRAQRLKFLCERNDKVFFASVRPGGASQVYFMTLGRTSLMSW; encoded by the exons gatgaagaggaggaaattaAACTGGAGATCAATATGCTGAAGAAGTATTCCCACCACAGAAACATAGCCACCTACTATGGTGCTTTCATTAAAAAGAGCCCCCCGGGACACGATGACCAGCTATGG TTGGTGATGGAGTTTTGTGGAGCTGGTTCGATCACCGACCTGGTAAAGAACACCAAAGGGAACCAGCTGAAGGAAGACTGGATCGCATACATCTCCAGAGAGATCCTCAGA GGTCTGGCCCACTTGCATGCCCACCATGTTATCCACCGTGACATCAAGGGGCAGAACGTCCTGTTGACTGAGAATGCTGAAGTCAAACTAG TGGACTTTGGCGTGAGTGCCCAGCTGGATCGGACAGTGGGGAGGAGAAACACCTTCATCGGGACTCCCTATTGGATGGCCCCTGAGGTCATCGCTTGTGACGAGAACCCAGATGCTACATATGATTACAGG AGTGATCTGTGGTCTTGTGGTATCACAGCTATTGAAATGGCTGAAGGAGCACCAC CACTTTGTGACATGCACCCCATGCGTGCACTCTTCCTTATTCCAAGAAACCCTCCTCCTAGGCTCAAATCAAAAAAATG GTCCAAAAAGTTTTTCAGTTTCATCGAGGGCTGTCTGGTGAAGAACTACACGCAGCGCCCCCCAACAGAGCAGCTGCTGAAGCACCCCTTCATCCGAGACCAGCCCAACGAGAGGCAAGTCCGCATCCAGCTCAAAGACCACATCGACCGTACCaagaagaagaggggagagAAGG ATGAGACTGAGTACGAGTACAGTGgcagcgaggaggaggaagaggatccCCCGGAGCAGGAGGGAGAACCCAG CTCCATTGTCAATGTGCCAGGTGAGTCAACTCTGCGCCGTGACTTCATCCGCCTGCAGCAGGAGAACAAGGAACGGTCAGAGGCGCTCCGCcgccagcagctcctccaggagcagcagctgcGAGAGCAGGAGGAGTACAAGCGCCAACTACTGGCTGAGAGGCAGAAACGCATTGAGCAGCAGAAGGAGCAGAGGAGGCGGCTGGAAGAG CAACAGAGACGTGAACGGGAGATGAGGAGGCAACAGGAGCGTGAGCAACGTCGCCGGGAGCAAGAGGAGAAGAGGCGCATCGAAGAGATGGATCGCAGAcgtaaagaggaggaggaacgcCGGCGGGCCGAGGATGAGAAGAGAAGGAACGATCGTGAACAG GAGTACATCAGACgtcagctggaggaggagcagagacaCCTGGAGAtgctgcaggagcagctgctCCGTGAACAGGCCATGTTGCTg GAGTTCAAGTGGCGGGAGCTCGAGGAGCAACGCAAGGCCGAGCGACTCCATAAGcggctgcagcaggagcaggcTTACCTGCTGTCGCTCCAGCACGATACCAAACAGCAGCCTGGCGACAAGACCAAACTCCTCTCAGACCATAGCAAACCTCCACAGACCTCCACCCTGCCCCCTGACAGAGTCCTCACCACAACCCCACAAGCTCAGGTCCTTGACAGTGCTGTCTCTGTAGCGAGAGGTGCTCACGAGTCCCCCAGAGGCCTTCAGACAATCCCCTCTGACAGCACGAAATCCCAGGCAGCGGTGCCAGAGAAGACTGACTCTGATGAGACCTGCACCAGCCAGCTCTCAGACTCCCCCAGTCCCAGCCCCCCTCAGACCGAAACCCCTACTGACTCTAAACCTCCCCAGGCAGAACATTTGGAGCCCGATAGGCCCGCCGAGCCTGTCAGTCATCCTCCTCAGCCTATCAGAGAG GCCGACGAGCGGTACCGTAAGAACATTCAGGGCTCCCCTCAGACTGCCCCTCCTCCCAAGCAGCCCCCTTTGCCTCCCCGCTCCTCTGAACCGTTCTCCAATGGCGGCTCCTCCGAGGCCTCCGCCATGCACCGACCCATGGAGCCTCAG GTCCAGTGGTCCCACCTGGCCGCTCTAAAGAGCAGCAACAGCGCcgccccctctcctcctcctccgcccgTGGTCTCTCGCTCCCAGTCCTTCAGCGAGCCCGGCGGCGTGACCTCTAGCTTTGCACAACTCCACCTGCGTTCCCAGGAcccccaccatcaccaccaccatcaccacccatCGCCCGCACGCACTGACCCCCAGCCCCAACCTCCCCTCCACCACCCTCAGGCTCAGCCTCGGGCCGAACACCAGGCCAGCAGCGAGGAAGTGCCTCCAAAG GTACCAGTGAGGACTACATCCAGGTCTCCGGTACTGTCGCGCCGAGAGTCCCCTCTGCCATCACAGCCTGGCAACCAGGGCGGACAGAGGAATGCTGGCGG TAACGTGGAGCAGCGCCCGCTGTGGGACCGAGTGGAAAAGCTGCAGCCTCGGCCAGGCAGCGGCAGCTCCTCCGGCTCTTCCAACTCCAGCTCCCAGGCCAGTTCTGGGGACCGCTTCAGGCCACGCTGTGAGTCCCCTG CTTCCTCCAAATCTGAAGGATCACCTCTCCAGCGGCCTGAAAACGTTcccaaaaaacaagatgaaaagaACCTCGCCAGGCCTACTCGACCGGCT GACCTGACAGCTCTGGCCAAGGAGCTTCGCGCAGTAGACGACGTGCGGCCTCCCCACAAGGTGACCGACTACTCCTCCTCGAGCGAGGATTCGGGCACCACTGACGAGGACGACGACGAGGAGGTGGACCAGGAGGCTGGAGAGGAGTCCACCTCAGGAGCTGAGGACTCCAGGGCTGG GCGGCTGAGTAACGGGGAGACAGAGTCCGCTAAAACCATGCTGGTTGAAGACTCAGAGAGCGACCAAGCCACTACGCCCTCCAAGGATGGCACTCTGGTCATCAGACAG AGCACCGTTGACATAAAGCGGTTGGTCAATCTCTCTTCCCCGGCTGGCCCCGGTCATGGCCAAGGCCAGCCCCAACCCCCCGGCCACAGCCTCCAAGAGAAAAATGGCTTTGCCGGCCGCATACACCACCTACCAGACCTTATCCAGCAGAGCCACCActccccttcctcttcttcaaccatcccttcctcctcctcctcctcctcttcctccttcccctcATCATCTAGCCATGCCAGTCCTGCCATGTCCCCACAGAATTCCCTGGACAAGCTCACTGCCATAGAG ACCCAGTCAGAAAGCAACTCCATGTCCAAACACaagtcttcctcttccttcacTCCCTTCATCGACCCACGCCTTCTCCAGATCTCTCCATCCAGCGGCAGCTCCCTCAACAACATGG CAGGATTTGGGCAGGACGGACGGCTGGCGGACCCGCTGAGGTCTGACCCATCCCGTAAAGGTTCAGTTGTCAACGTCAACCCAGTCAACACACGCCCGCCGAGCGACACGCCAGAGATTCGCAAGTACAAGAAGAGGTTCAACTCTGAGATCCTGTGTGCTGCACTCTGGG GAGTGAACCTGCTGGTGGGGACAGAGAGTGGTCTTATGCTGCTGGACCGGAGCGGTCAGGGGAAGGTCTACCCCCTGATCAACAGGCGACGCATCCAGCAGATGGACGTCCTGGAGGGACTCAATGTCCTGGTCACCATATCAG GCAAGAAAAACAAGCTGCGGGTGTATTACCTATCGTGGCTCAGAAACAAGATTTTGCACAACGACCCTGAGGTTGAGAAGAAGCAGGGTTGGGTCAATGTTGGTGACCTGGAGGGCTGCGTCCACTACAAAGTCG TGAAATATGAGAGGATCAAGTTCTTGGTGCTGGCCTTGAAGAACGCTGTGGAGGTGTACGCCTGGGCACCTAAACCCTACCACAAATTCATGGCCTTTAAG TCTTTTGGTGACCTGGTGCACAGGCCTCTGCTGGTTGACCTGACTGTGGAGGAAGGTCAGAGGTTAAAGGTCATCTACGGCTCCTGCTCAGGCTTCCATGCTGTGGATGTGGACTCCGGTGCCGTCTACGACATCTACCTGCCCACACAT ATCCAGACCAGCATTCAGTGCCACGCCATCATCATCTTACCCAACACTGACGGCATAGAGTTGCTGGTGTGTTACGAAGACGAGGGCGTCTACGTCAACACCTATGGACGCATCACCAAGGATGTGGTGCTGCAGTGGGGAGAAATGCCAACTTCAGTGG cCTACATTAGGTCGAACCAGATCATGGGCTGGGGTGAAAAGGCCATAGAGATCCGCTCAGTGGAGACGGGTCACCTGGACGGTGTCTTCATGCATAAGAGAGCCCAGAGACTCAAGTTCCTCTGTGAGAGGAATGACAAG GTTTTCTTCGCCTCTGTGCGCCCCGGAGGCGCCAGCCAGGTGTACTTCATGACCCTGGGACGCACTTCCCTTATGAGCTGGTAG
- the LOC121891649 gene encoding mitogen-activated protein kinase kinase kinase kinase 4-like isoform X9: MANDSPAKSLVDIDLASLRDPAGIFELVEVVGNGTYGQVYKGRHVKTGQLAAIKVMDVTEDEEEEIKLEINMLKKYSHHRNIATYYGAFIKKSPPGHDDQLWLVMEFCGAGSITDLVKNTKGNQLKEDWIAYISREILRGLAHLHAHHVIHRDIKGQNVLLTENAEVKLVDFGVSAQLDRTVGRRNTFIGTPYWMAPEVIACDENPDATYDYRSDLWSCGITAIEMAEGAPPLCDMHPMRALFLIPRNPPPRLKSKKWSKKFFSFIEGCLVKNYTQRPPTEQLLKHPFIRDQPNERQVRIQLKDHIDRTKKKRGEKDETEYEYSGSEEEEEDPPEQEGEPSSIVNVPGESTLRRDFIRLQQENKERSEALRRQQLLQEQQLREQEEYKRQLLAERQKRIEQQKEQRRRLEEQQRREREMRRQQEREQRRREQEEKRRIEEMDRRRKEEEERRRAEDEKRRNDREQEYIRRQLEEEQRHLEMLQEQLLREQAMLLADERYRKNIQGSPQTAPPPKQPPLPPRSSEPFSNGGSSEASAMHRPMEPQVQWSHLAALKSSNSAAPSPPPPPVVSRSQSFSEPGGVTSSFAQLHLRSQDPHHHHHHHHPSPARTDPQPQPPLHHPQAQPRAEHQASSEEVPPKVPVRTTSRSPVLSRRESPLPSQPGNQGGQRNAGGSNVEQRPLWDRVEKLQPRPGSGSSSGSSNSSSQASSGDRFRPRCESPASSKSEGSPLQRPENVPKKQDEKNLARPTRPADLTALAKELRAVDDVRPPHKVTDYSSSSEDSGTTDEDDDEEVDQEAGEESTSGAEDSRAGYSHGFCRRLSNGETESAKTMLVEDSESDQATTPSKDGTLVIRQTQSESNSMSKHKSSSSFTPFIDPRLLQISPSSGSSLNNMAGFGQDGRLADPLRSDPSRKGSVVNVNPVNTRPPSDTPEIRKYKKRFNSEILCAALWGVNLLVGTESGLMLLDRSGQGKVYPLINRRRIQQMDVLEGLNVLVTISGKKNKLRVYYLSWLRNKILHNDPEVEKKQGWVNVGDLEGCVHYKVVKYERIKFLVLALKNAVEVYAWAPKPYHKFMAFKSFGDLVHRPLLVDLTVEEGQRLKVIYGSCSGFHAVDVDSGAVYDIYLPTHIQTSIQCHAIIILPNTDGIELLVCYEDEGVYVNTYGRITKDVVLQWGEMPTSVAYIRSNQIMGWGEKAIEIRSVETGHLDGVFMHKRAQRLKFLCERNDKVFFASVRPGGASQVYFMTLGRTSLMSW; this comes from the exons gatgaagaggaggaaattaAACTGGAGATCAATATGCTGAAGAAGTATTCCCACCACAGAAACATAGCCACCTACTATGGTGCTTTCATTAAAAAGAGCCCCCCGGGACACGATGACCAGCTATGG TTGGTGATGGAGTTTTGTGGAGCTGGTTCGATCACCGACCTGGTAAAGAACACCAAAGGGAACCAGCTGAAGGAAGACTGGATCGCATACATCTCCAGAGAGATCCTCAGA GGTCTGGCCCACTTGCATGCCCACCATGTTATCCACCGTGACATCAAGGGGCAGAACGTCCTGTTGACTGAGAATGCTGAAGTCAAACTAG TGGACTTTGGCGTGAGTGCCCAGCTGGATCGGACAGTGGGGAGGAGAAACACCTTCATCGGGACTCCCTATTGGATGGCCCCTGAGGTCATCGCTTGTGACGAGAACCCAGATGCTACATATGATTACAGG AGTGATCTGTGGTCTTGTGGTATCACAGCTATTGAAATGGCTGAAGGAGCACCAC CACTTTGTGACATGCACCCCATGCGTGCACTCTTCCTTATTCCAAGAAACCCTCCTCCTAGGCTCAAATCAAAAAAATG GTCCAAAAAGTTTTTCAGTTTCATCGAGGGCTGTCTGGTGAAGAACTACACGCAGCGCCCCCCAACAGAGCAGCTGCTGAAGCACCCCTTCATCCGAGACCAGCCCAACGAGAGGCAAGTCCGCATCCAGCTCAAAGACCACATCGACCGTACCaagaagaagaggggagagAAGG ATGAGACTGAGTACGAGTACAGTGgcagcgaggaggaggaagaggatccCCCGGAGCAGGAGGGAGAACCCAG CTCCATTGTCAATGTGCCAGGTGAGTCAACTCTGCGCCGTGACTTCATCCGCCTGCAGCAGGAGAACAAGGAACGGTCAGAGGCGCTCCGCcgccagcagctcctccaggagcagcagctgcGAGAGCAGGAGGAGTACAAGCGCCAACTACTGGCTGAGAGGCAGAAACGCATTGAGCAGCAGAAGGAGCAGAGGAGGCGGCTGGAAGAG CAACAGAGACGTGAACGGGAGATGAGGAGGCAACAGGAGCGTGAGCAACGTCGCCGGGAGCAAGAGGAGAAGAGGCGCATCGAAGAGATGGATCGCAGAcgtaaagaggaggaggaacgcCGGCGGGCCGAGGATGAGAAGAGAAGGAACGATCGTGAACAG GAGTACATCAGACgtcagctggaggaggagcagagacaCCTGGAGAtgctgcaggagcagctgctCCGTGAACAGGCCATGTTGCTg GCCGACGAGCGGTACCGTAAGAACATTCAGGGCTCCCCTCAGACTGCCCCTCCTCCCAAGCAGCCCCCTTTGCCTCCCCGCTCCTCTGAACCGTTCTCCAATGGCGGCTCCTCCGAGGCCTCCGCCATGCACCGACCCATGGAGCCTCAG GTCCAGTGGTCCCACCTGGCCGCTCTAAAGAGCAGCAACAGCGCcgccccctctcctcctcctccgcccgTGGTCTCTCGCTCCCAGTCCTTCAGCGAGCCCGGCGGCGTGACCTCTAGCTTTGCACAACTCCACCTGCGTTCCCAGGAcccccaccatcaccaccaccatcaccacccatCGCCCGCACGCACTGACCCCCAGCCCCAACCTCCCCTCCACCACCCTCAGGCTCAGCCTCGGGCCGAACACCAGGCCAGCAGCGAGGAAGTGCCTCCAAAG GTACCAGTGAGGACTACATCCAGGTCTCCGGTACTGTCGCGCCGAGAGTCCCCTCTGCCATCACAGCCTGGCAACCAGGGCGGACAGAGGAATGCTGGCGG CAGTAACGTGGAGCAGCGCCCGCTGTGGGACCGAGTGGAAAAGCTGCAGCCTCGGCCAGGCAGCGGCAGCTCCTCCGGCTCTTCCAACTCCAGCTCCCAGGCCAGTTCTGGGGACCGCTTCAGGCCACGCTGTGAGTCCCCTG CTTCCTCCAAATCTGAAGGATCACCTCTCCAGCGGCCTGAAAACGTTcccaaaaaacaagatgaaaagaACCTCGCCAGGCCTACTCGACCGGCT GACCTGACAGCTCTGGCCAAGGAGCTTCGCGCAGTAGACGACGTGCGGCCTCCCCACAAGGTGACCGACTACTCCTCCTCGAGCGAGGATTCGGGCACCACTGACGAGGACGACGACGAGGAGGTGGACCAGGAGGCTGGAGAGGAGTCCACCTCAGGAGCTGAGGACTCCAGGGCTGG ATATTCCCATGGCTTCTGCAGGCGGCTGAGTAACGGGGAGACAGAGTCCGCTAAAACCATGCTGGTTGAAGACTCAGAGAGCGACCAAGCCACTACGCCCTCCAAGGATGGCACTCTGGTCATCAGACAG ACCCAGTCAGAAAGCAACTCCATGTCCAAACACaagtcttcctcttccttcacTCCCTTCATCGACCCACGCCTTCTCCAGATCTCTCCATCCAGCGGCAGCTCCCTCAACAACATGG CAGGATTTGGGCAGGACGGACGGCTGGCGGACCCGCTGAGGTCTGACCCATCCCGTAAAGGTTCAGTTGTCAACGTCAACCCAGTCAACACACGCCCGCCGAGCGACACGCCAGAGATTCGCAAGTACAAGAAGAGGTTCAACTCTGAGATCCTGTGTGCTGCACTCTGGG GAGTGAACCTGCTGGTGGGGACAGAGAGTGGTCTTATGCTGCTGGACCGGAGCGGTCAGGGGAAGGTCTACCCCCTGATCAACAGGCGACGCATCCAGCAGATGGACGTCCTGGAGGGACTCAATGTCCTGGTCACCATATCAG GCAAGAAAAACAAGCTGCGGGTGTATTACCTATCGTGGCTCAGAAACAAGATTTTGCACAACGACCCTGAGGTTGAGAAGAAGCAGGGTTGGGTCAATGTTGGTGACCTGGAGGGCTGCGTCCACTACAAAGTCG TGAAATATGAGAGGATCAAGTTCTTGGTGCTGGCCTTGAAGAACGCTGTGGAGGTGTACGCCTGGGCACCTAAACCCTACCACAAATTCATGGCCTTTAAG TCTTTTGGTGACCTGGTGCACAGGCCTCTGCTGGTTGACCTGACTGTGGAGGAAGGTCAGAGGTTAAAGGTCATCTACGGCTCCTGCTCAGGCTTCCATGCTGTGGATGTGGACTCCGGTGCCGTCTACGACATCTACCTGCCCACACAT ATCCAGACCAGCATTCAGTGCCACGCCATCATCATCTTACCCAACACTGACGGCATAGAGTTGCTGGTGTGTTACGAAGACGAGGGCGTCTACGTCAACACCTATGGACGCATCACCAAGGATGTGGTGCTGCAGTGGGGAGAAATGCCAACTTCAGTGG cCTACATTAGGTCGAACCAGATCATGGGCTGGGGTGAAAAGGCCATAGAGATCCGCTCAGTGGAGACGGGTCACCTGGACGGTGTCTTCATGCATAAGAGAGCCCAGAGACTCAAGTTCCTCTGTGAGAGGAATGACAAG GTTTTCTTCGCCTCTGTGCGCCCCGGAGGCGCCAGCCAGGTGTACTTCATGACCCTGGGACGCACTTCCCTTATGAGCTGGTAG